The Parvibaculaceae bacterium PLY_AMNH_Bact1 genome window below encodes:
- a CDS encoding GNAT family N-acetyltransferase (Derived by automated computational analysis using gene prediction method: Protein Homology.), translating into MSKVDIDRARSADGAGIAAVYLTATAKLGFLPRRHDGADMWHHFSTMPTKQETWIARHGGRIAGFLAVSPGWPNWVDHLYVHAGAQNQGLGTALLDQAKRSAPNGLQLWTFRQNRGAQRFYERHGLMIAEQTDGRRNEEHLADLRYVWRPTKGL; encoded by the coding sequence ATGAGCAAAGTCGACATAGATCGCGCACGAAGCGCCGATGGTGCAGGCATCGCAGCGGTCTATCTGACCGCAACAGCAAAGCTCGGCTTCCTGCCACGACGCCACGATGGTGCAGACATGTGGCATCATTTTTCTACCATGCCGACAAAGCAGGAAACCTGGATTGCACGGCACGGCGGACGCATCGCTGGCTTTCTGGCCGTGTCGCCAGGCTGGCCGAACTGGGTTGACCATCTCTATGTTCACGCCGGGGCACAGAACCAGGGGCTTGGCACAGCACTCCTCGACCAGGCCAAACGGTCCGCGCCCAATGGGTTGCAACTCTGGACGTTTCGCCAAAACAGAGGCGCTCAGAGATTCTATGAACGCCACGGATTGATGATCGCTGAACAGACCGACGGCAGGCGCAATGAAGAGCATCTCGCCGATTTGAGATATGTATGGCGACCCACCAAGGGTCTTTGA
- a CDS encoding CoA transferase (Derived by automated computational analysis using gene prediction method: Protein Homology.) — protein MSTKNSATPKGALDGIRVIDLTSVVLGAYATAMLGDMGADVIKVESPSPKNGQGGDIMRWAGDTPSGEASGLGPMFLSINRNKRSVLLDLKKEEARDALLKLIATADVFAANVRYDGLKRLGLSYEDVKAVKPDIVYVIGTGYGEEGPYGGRPAYDDMIQAASGIASMMSEVDGDPRPRFFPTLIADKTTGLFMTNAIVSALFHRERTGEGQYVEVPMMESMVSFLLAEHLYGEVYDPPTGPLGYVRVTAPDRKPYKTADGYIAILPYSDQQWRDFFALGGKPDLFDTDERFATYENRTRNIRALYAIVEDVSVQKTTAEWEKLLFANDIPHARVNRLGDLRTDPHLEAVGLFEQRNHPHEGPYWSLRHPVKYEGSPASVRRDAPLLGEHTKEVLREAGLSDAESTKLSG, from the coding sequence GTGAGCACCAAAAATAGCGCCACGCCCAAAGGAGCCCTGGACGGCATCCGCGTCATCGACCTCACAAGTGTTGTACTTGGGGCCTATGCCACAGCCATGCTCGGCGACATGGGCGCAGACGTAATCAAAGTGGAAAGCCCGAGCCCTAAGAACGGGCAAGGGGGAGACATTATGCGGTGGGCGGGCGACACCCCGTCGGGTGAAGCATCCGGCCTCGGCCCCATGTTTCTGTCCATCAACCGCAACAAACGTTCCGTCCTGCTCGATCTCAAAAAGGAAGAAGCACGTGACGCCCTTCTGAAGCTCATCGCAACCGCAGATGTGTTCGCCGCCAACGTTCGCTATGACGGATTAAAACGTCTCGGCCTTTCCTATGAAGACGTCAAGGCTGTGAAACCTGACATCGTCTATGTAATCGGCACAGGGTACGGCGAAGAAGGTCCTTATGGCGGACGCCCTGCCTATGACGACATGATCCAGGCCGCCTCTGGTATAGCCTCGATGATGTCAGAAGTAGACGGCGATCCACGCCCCCGTTTTTTCCCAACACTTATTGCCGACAAAACCACCGGGCTCTTTATGACGAACGCCATCGTCTCAGCCCTTTTCCACCGAGAGCGCACCGGCGAAGGCCAATATGTAGAAGTCCCCATGATGGAGAGCATGGTGTCCTTTCTGCTGGCAGAGCATCTCTATGGCGAGGTCTATGACCCACCGACAGGTCCTCTTGGCTATGTCCGCGTAACAGCACCGGATCGGAAGCCCTACAAAACTGCCGATGGCTACATCGCCATTCTCCCCTACTCCGATCAGCAATGGCGGGACTTCTTTGCGCTGGGTGGGAAGCCGGATCTCTTCGATACAGATGAGCGGTTCGCGACTTACGAAAACCGCACCAGGAACATTCGCGCGCTCTACGCCATAGTAGAAGACGTCTCAGTCCAAAAGACAACGGCGGAATGGGAGAAGCTTCTTTTCGCAAATGACATCCCCCATGCCCGTGTGAATAGACTGGGCGACCTGCGCACAGATCCTCATCTTGAGGCTGTCGGACTCTTCGAACAAAGAAATCATCCGCACGAAGGCCCTTATTGGAGCCTGAGACATCCGGTGAAATATGAAGGAAGCCCCGCAAGCGTACGTCGCGATGCACCGCTCCTCGGCGAACATACAAAAGAGGTTTTAAGAGAAGCGGGCCTGTCCGACGCCGAGAGCACAAAGTTGAGCGGCTAG